The stretch of DNA TGGCTATTCAATTGGCGGCAACTGGGATTATAATCATGGCGCTTTTGATTATAAGCTGAATGATGAAGAGGGCTACCAATTTTTAAGGCTGCCATTTTCAGCAGTAGATGGACAGCTTGATGCTAGAAATTGTACTGTTGAATTAGGGCGACCGTTTCTGTTGTCCCATTTATACGAAGGAAATCTAGACGATGATGCGTCTACAGGAACCTTTTCAGGTTCAATAAATCAATTTCAGGATCCAATTGATAAGGATGCCAGCTTTCCTAAAAAATATATAGAAAATGGCAAGAACCTTGTTTCCGAATTAGAGATGCTTCTTTTAAACGATTAAACTTATTTAAAGGTTAATAATTCATCATTTTTCTCAATTGAAATGGAGTGGGAGGGATTCAACAGGGTTTCTTCCCCTCTTTTTACTCCAATTAACAGGAGTCCGTTTAACATTAATTCTTGGCAGCATTCTCCGAATGTTTTTCCAATATATGCTTCATCCACCGAATGGGAGGATAATCTTCGTTCCTGTAGCTGATGTACAACATTTGACAACAACCCATCTCCATTGGAATGAAGGCTATTAATCATAAAGA from Bacillus sp. SLBN-46 encodes:
- a CDS encoding YugN-like family protein, with the protein product MIELPSKVEGLQFDLYKLEQKLKPIGYSIGGNWDYNHGAFDYKLNDEEGYQFLRLPFSAVDGQLDARNCTVELGRPFLLSHLYEGNLDDDASTGTFSGSINQFQDPIDKDASFPKKYIENGKNLVSELEMLLLND